The Flavobacterium jumunjinense genome includes a region encoding these proteins:
- a CDS encoding alkaline phosphatase D family protein has translation MSQNSLSRRRFLINSILTTGGILLAPNFISCSDDDSVFGVPDDYSNDNFAHGVASFDPTHNQIIIWTRYNTGKPSVKILWQVAYDAKFETVFRSGGVTTDNSRDYTIAIELQNLEADKKLYYRFFNQEDRSVSVIGETITLPVATNAVTLAVCSCANYPAGLFNVYQAMANSNADIIVHLGDYIYEYAQEEYGTNEYTNALNRKHSPANEIITLNDYRARYKQYRTDKNLQLAHQKKPFICVWDDHEIANDTYKDGAENHQPNEGSFEARKADAIKAYSEFLPMKTNDINLIYRNFNIGNLVNLVMLDTRVIGRDKQLEYSNYFDNSGNFDIPSFQTDLLNPNRTLLGTTQRNWLISQVTGSSAPWQVLGQQVLMGKMMIPAELLIGLGSVLGGSAAALQQFQQTLTELVSIKLRYTNGDPTLTNAEIGRITTVLPYNLDAWDGYPVEREILYNSFGNKKIICLAGDTHNAWYSNLNDSNANGKGREFATSSVTSPGLEKYLGLDASAIGGFETAMQVLIDDLNYLNASDRGYLTVHFTSSTVESKWNFVTTVFNENFSENTERVVSYSI, from the coding sequence ATGAGTCAAAATTCTTTGTCAAGAAGGCGATTTTTAATCAATTCTATTTTAACAACTGGAGGAATTCTTTTAGCTCCCAACTTTATTAGTTGCTCAGATGATGATAGTGTTTTTGGTGTGCCAGATGATTATTCAAATGATAATTTTGCACATGGAGTAGCTAGTTTTGACCCAACTCATAACCAAATAATTATTTGGACACGATATAACACTGGAAAACCTAGTGTTAAAATACTTTGGCAAGTAGCTTATGATGCTAAATTTGAAACCGTTTTTAGAAGTGGAGGAGTAACTACAGATAACTCACGAGATTATACAATTGCCATTGAACTTCAGAATTTAGAAGCCGATAAAAAACTATATTATCGTTTCTTTAATCAAGAAGACAGAAGTGTTTCTGTAATTGGTGAAACAATTACACTACCTGTTGCTACAAATGCAGTTACATTAGCGGTTTGTTCTTGTGCAAATTATCCTGCTGGTTTATTTAATGTTTACCAGGCAATGGCTAATTCTAATGCTGATATTATTGTACATCTTGGCGATTACATTTATGAATATGCACAAGAAGAATATGGTACTAATGAATATACAAATGCATTAAACAGAAAGCATTCTCCAGCAAATGAAATTATAACATTAAATGATTATAGAGCACGTTATAAACAATATCGTACGGATAAAAACTTACAATTAGCGCATCAAAAGAAACCATTCATTTGTGTTTGGGATGATCATGAAATAGCCAATGACACCTATAAAGATGGTGCAGAAAATCATCAGCCAAACGAAGGAAGTTTTGAAGCAAGAAAAGCAGATGCAATTAAAGCTTATAGTGAATTTCTACCTATGAAAACAAATGACATTAATTTGATCTATAGAAATTTCAATATTGGAAACCTTGTTAATTTAGTAATGCTAGACACACGTGTAATTGGACGTGATAAACAATTAGAATACTCTAATTATTTTGATAATTCTGGAAACTTTGACATTCCAAGTTTTCAAACCGATTTATTAAATCCAAACCGAACACTACTTGGAACAACACAAAGAAATTGGCTAATATCACAAGTAACAGGAAGTAGTGCTCCTTGGCAAGTTTTAGGGCAACAAGTATTAATGGGAAAAATGATGATTCCTGCTGAATTATTAATTGGTCTAGGTTCTGTATTAGGAGGTTCTGCAGCAGCATTACAACAGTTTCAACAAACACTAACAGAACTTGTTAGTATAAAATTACGCTATACTAATGGAGACCCAACACTTACTAATGCAGAAATTGGAAGAATAACAACAGTGCTACCTTATAATTTAGACGCTTGGGATGGTTATCCTGTAGAAAGAGAAATACTTTACAATAGTTTTGGAAATAAAAAAATCATCTGTCTTGCTGGAGACACACACAATGCTTGGTATAGTAACTTAAATGATAGTAATGCCAATGGAAAAGGAAGAGAATTTGCGACTTCCTCTGTGACTTCTCCTGGTTTAGAAAAATATTTAGGACTTGATGCTTCTGCCATTGGTGGTTTTGAAACGGCAATGCAAGTACTAATTGATGATCTTAATTATTTAAATGCTTCCGACAGAGGCTATTTAACGGTTCATTTTACTTCTAGTACTGTAGAATCGAAATGGAATTTTGTAACTACAGTGTTTAATGAAAATTTTTCTGAAAATACAGAACGTGTAGTTTCATATTCAATCTAA
- a CDS encoding HD domain-containing protein gives MQLIDTTIHFVKEKLQNAEGGHDWFHIERVYKNALLIAKDEECNLEIVKLGALLHDIADSKFHDGDETVGPKIATTFLESQNVDKNTINHVIAIIENISFKGGNFDKKFASKELDIVQDADRLDALGAIGIARTFNYGGFKDRALYNPNIQPQLNMSKEEYKNSDAPTLNHFYEKLLLLKDKMNTETGKKIAKDRHIFMEKFLSQFYAEWEGEK, from the coding sequence ATGCAATTAATTGATACTACAATACATTTCGTAAAAGAGAAGCTTCAAAATGCAGAAGGAGGACATGATTGGTTTCACATTGAACGGGTTTATAAAAATGCTCTTTTAATTGCTAAAGATGAAGAATGTAATCTTGAAATTGTAAAACTAGGTGCTCTGTTACATGACATTGCCGACAGTAAATTTCATGATGGAGATGAAACTGTTGGTCCTAAAATAGCAACTACTTTTTTAGAAAGTCAAAATGTAGACAAAAACACCATAAACCATGTTATTGCTATTATTGAAAACATTTCCTTTAAAGGTGGAAATTTCGACAAAAAATTCGCATCTAAAGAGCTTGATATTGTTCAAGATGCTGATCGTTTAGATGCTCTTGGTGCAATAGGAATTGCTAGGACTTTCAATTATGGTGGTTTCAAAGACAGAGCATTATATAATCCGAATATTCAACCTCAATTGAATATGAGCAAAGAAGAGTATAAAAACAGTGATGCTCCAACATTGAATCATTTTTATGAAAAACTACTACTTCTTAAAGATAAAATGAATACCGAAACTGGAAAAAAAATTGCAAAAGATAGACATATTTTCATGGAGAAATTCTTGTCGCAATTTTATGCAGAATGGGAAGGTGAAAAATAA
- a CDS encoding cyclase family protein → MKEIIDLSQEIYSGMPVFNGLPEVSFTVHATHEQWNKELDPTTETPSVYKLELGEHTGTHVDAINHMGKEFKDQSIDKMPLSMFYTEGICLDFSYKKLKELISIEDIEKACEKDKLEIKKGDTVLFYTDHYRNYFGTENWNNGPGLTAEATRWLGQKKIAAFGVETMSPGIPKLTNKEVHYICGEMGFTHYENMINLNQLVARGRFQFIALPLKIRGGTGSPVRAIAVFDK, encoded by the coding sequence GTGAAAGAAATCATCGACTTAAGTCAAGAAATATATTCTGGAATGCCTGTTTTCAATGGGCTTCCAGAAGTATCTTTTACTGTTCATGCAACTCATGAGCAATGGAATAAAGAATTAGACCCTACAACCGAAACACCTAGTGTTTACAAATTAGAACTTGGAGAGCATACAGGGACACATGTTGATGCTATTAATCACATGGGAAAAGAATTTAAAGACCAATCTATAGATAAAATGCCACTTTCGATGTTCTATACAGAAGGCATCTGCCTAGATTTCTCATATAAAAAATTGAAAGAATTAATTTCTATTGAAGACATTGAGAAAGCTTGTGAAAAAGATAAGTTAGAAATAAAAAAAGGAGACACCGTATTATTCTATACAGATCATTATAGAAATTATTTTGGCACAGAAAACTGGAACAATGGTCCTGGTCTAACCGCTGAAGCAACAAGATGGTTAGGTCAAAAAAAGATAGCTGCTTTTGGTGTAGAAACTATGTCGCCAGGAATTCCTAAATTAACCAATAAAGAAGTCCATTATATTTGTGGTGAAATGGGTTTTACTCATTATGAAAACATGATTAACCTTAATCAATTAGTCGCACGAGGACGTTTTCAATTCATCGCTCTTCCTTTAAAAATAAGAGGTGGTACAGGTTCTCCAGTTAGAGCTATTGCTGTCTTTGATAAATAG
- a CDS encoding acyl-ACP desaturase produces the protein MSIKNVRLEVMQFLEKKIDSFVDEFLIPVEKIWQPTDLLPDSQNEKFFEEVKELREIAKDLPYDFWVVLVGDTITEEALPTYESWLMQVEGVDQDNGGNGWSKWVRQWTGEENRHGDTLNKYLYLSGRVDMREIEMTTQHLINDGFDIGTSNDPYKNFVYTSFQELATYVSHNRVAQMAKKFGDNKLAKMCRLIAGDEMRHHQAYSTFVSRIFEVDPSEMMLAFQHMMKHKITMPAHFLRESGQKISTAFEQFSDSAQRIGVYTANDYVDIMQKLIDKWEIDKIVNLTDEAEKARDFLMKLPARMARVSERIVIPETGHVFKWVQPALIK, from the coding sequence ATGTCAATAAAAAATGTACGCTTAGAAGTAATGCAGTTTCTAGAAAAGAAAATCGATTCTTTTGTAGATGAATTTCTAATTCCTGTAGAAAAAATTTGGCAACCAACCGATTTACTTCCAGACTCTCAAAACGAAAAATTTTTTGAAGAAGTAAAAGAACTAAGAGAAATTGCAAAAGATTTACCTTATGATTTTTGGGTAGTTCTTGTTGGTGACACAATTACAGAAGAAGCTTTACCAACTTATGAATCTTGGCTAATGCAAGTCGAGGGTGTAGACCAAGATAATGGTGGAAATGGCTGGAGCAAATGGGTTAGACAATGGACAGGAGAGGAAAACCGTCATGGTGATACCTTAAACAAATATTTATATTTATCTGGTCGTGTTGATATGCGCGAAATTGAAATGACAACCCAACACCTAATCAATGATGGTTTTGATATTGGAACAAGTAACGATCCATATAAGAATTTTGTTTATACTAGTTTTCAAGAATTAGCTACATATGTTTCTCATAATAGAGTGGCACAAATGGCAAAGAAGTTTGGTGATAATAAATTGGCAAAAATGTGTCGTTTAATTGCTGGAGACGAAATGCGTCATCATCAAGCATATAGCACATTTGTAAGTCGAATTTTCGAAGTAGATCCAAGTGAAATGATGTTGGCTTTTCAGCACATGATGAAACATAAAATTACAATGCCTGCACATTTCCTAAGAGAATCAGGTCAAAAAATTAGTACTGCTTTTGAACAATTTTCAGATTCTGCACAAAGAATTGGTGTCTACACTGCAAATGATTATGTAGATATTATGCAAAAATTAATTGATAAATGGGAAATTGATAAAATTGTTAATTTAACTGATGAAGCTGAAAAAGCGAGAGATTTCCTTATGAAACTTCCTGCTCGTATGGCAAGAGTATCTGAAAGAATAGTGATTCCAGAAACTGGACATGTATTCAAATGGGTACAACCTGCTTTAATCAAATAA
- a CDS encoding lysophospholipid acyltransferase family protein encodes MQKIISYPISILYTFLFLFWLCVFHPIQWLCFNIFGYNAHKKCVAIMNLFLVRSTLVLGTTHSFKGIEKLPKNVPLIIVANHQSLYDIPPIIWFLRGWHPKFISKKELGKGIPSVSYNLRNGGSALIDRKDGKQSLAEIKKCAEFINQNNYSVVIFPEGTRSKTGVPKPFSVNGLKMLYKFAPDAYFAPITINNSWKMTRFGKFPLGLGNKLEFQVHEPLKISEYSFDAIFEKTEAIITQHIKK; translated from the coding sequence ATGCAAAAGATTATTTCTTACCCAATTTCTATATTGTATACATTTTTGTTTCTATTTTGGCTGTGCGTATTTCATCCAATTCAATGGTTGTGCTTTAATATTTTTGGATATAATGCACACAAGAAATGTGTTGCAATAATGAACTTGTTCTTGGTAAGAAGTACACTTGTTCTTGGGACAACACATTCTTTCAAAGGAATTGAAAAACTTCCAAAAAACGTTCCATTAATCATTGTTGCAAACCATCAAAGTCTGTACGATATTCCACCCATAATTTGGTTCTTACGCGGTTGGCATCCGAAATTCATAAGTAAAAAAGAATTAGGTAAAGGAATTCCAAGTGTTTCCTATAATTTAAGAAACGGTGGTTCTGCTCTTATCGATAGAAAAGATGGAAAACAGTCTCTTGCAGAAATAAAAAAATGTGCCGAGTTTATTAACCAAAACAACTATTCCGTTGTTATTTTCCCTGAAGGAACAAGAAGTAAAACTGGAGTACCTAAACCATTTTCTGTTAATGGATTAAAAATGCTCTATAAATTTGCTCCAGATGCTTATTTTGCACCTATTACAATAAATAATTCTTGGAAAATGACTCGATTTGGAAAATTTCCGCTTGGGTTAGGGAATAAATTAGAATTTCAAGTACACGAACCTTTAAAAATTTCAGAATATTCATTTGATGCTATTTTTGAAAAAACTGAAGCAATAATTACACAACACATAAAAAAATAA
- a CDS encoding BrxA/BrxB family bacilliredoxin codes for MYPEEMVKPMRAELTEAGFQELHNANDVDAVLAKEGTTLVVINSVCGCAARNARPGAKMSLDNAKKPTQIVTVFAGVDKEAVDKAREHMFPFPPSSPCMALFKNGELVHMLERHHIEGRPAELIAENLKDAYSEHC; via the coding sequence ATGTATCCAGAAGAAATGGTAAAACCAATGAGAGCTGAGCTTACAGAAGCTGGTTTTCAAGAATTACATAATGCTAATGACGTTGATGCAGTATTAGCAAAAGAAGGAACAACTTTAGTCGTTATAAATTCAGTTTGTGGATGTGCAGCTAGAAATGCAAGACCTGGAGCAAAAATGAGTTTAGATAATGCAAAAAAACCAACTCAAATTGTAACTGTTTTTGCAGGAGTAGATAAAGAAGCTGTTGACAAAGCAAGAGAACATATGTTTCCCTTCCCTCCTTCTTCACCATGTATGGCATTGTTTAAAAACGGTGAATTAGTTCACATGTTAGAGCGTCATCATATTGAAGGAAGACCAGCAGAATTAATTGCAGAAAATTTAAAAGATGCATATAGCGAACATTGCTAG
- a CDS encoding lycopene cyclase family protein, whose amino-acid sequence MQHYHYIFTGSGLSALMTVYEMILSGKFQDKSFLLIDENLKKYNDRTWCFWDNSTLFEAIISKTWNKAFFSNTTTKTQLNFSPYQYKMIKAIDFYNYVFNTISKQKNITFINEKVTHFEDLNSHCIVRTEKSSFECKKVFNSILDIEIVKSQTKFPLLQQHFIGWFIKSKEPVFDSSCATFMDFSISQKGNTRFMYVLPTSSTEALIEYTLFSKDLLPKEEYENGIVNYIKNLGINDYHIIEKEQGNIPMTCYEFWKQNTKNIVNIGSAGGWTKASTGFTFKNVTKKSKALTQFLTHEVDFRKFHKKDKFWLYDLLFIEVLFKNNNLGSTVFSSLFKKGNPNLIFKFLDEETNYWEDLKVILKCPKTPFIKALIRRVFKF is encoded by the coding sequence ATGCAACATTATCATTATATCTTTACCGGTTCTGGGCTATCTGCTTTAATGACTGTCTATGAAATGATACTTTCAGGGAAGTTCCAAGATAAATCTTTCCTATTAATCGATGAAAACCTTAAAAAGTATAATGATAGAACTTGGTGTTTCTGGGATAATTCAACTCTTTTTGAAGCAATAATTTCCAAAACTTGGAACAAGGCTTTTTTTTCAAATACAACAACAAAGACACAATTAAATTTTTCACCTTATCAATATAAAATGATTAAGGCAATAGATTTCTACAATTATGTTTTTAATACAATTTCAAAACAAAAAAATATTACGTTTATAAATGAAAAAGTAACTCATTTTGAAGATTTAAATAGTCACTGTATAGTAAGAACCGAAAAAAGCAGTTTTGAATGTAAGAAAGTTTTCAATTCTATCCTAGATATTGAGATTGTTAAATCACAAACAAAATTCCCTTTACTACAGCAGCATTTTATTGGTTGGTTTATCAAATCTAAAGAACCTGTCTTTGATTCTAGTTGCGCTACATTTATGGATTTTTCTATCTCACAAAAAGGAAATACACGTTTCATGTATGTTTTACCAACCTCTTCAACAGAAGCTTTAATTGAGTATACTTTGTTTTCTAAAGATTTACTTCCAAAAGAAGAATATGAAAATGGAATTGTCAATTACATTAAAAACCTAGGGATAAATGACTATCATATAATTGAAAAAGAGCAAGGCAATATTCCAATGACATGTTATGAATTTTGGAAACAAAACACAAAAAACATTGTAAATATTGGTTCTGCTGGCGGTTGGACAAAAGCAAGTACTGGTTTTACTTTCAAAAATGTAACAAAGAAATCCAAAGCACTAACCCAATTTTTAACTCATGAAGTTGATTTTAGAAAATTTCATAAGAAAGACAAATTTTGGTTGTATGATCTATTATTTATAGAGGTGCTATTTAAAAACAATAATTTAGGATCGACTGTTTTTTCTTCACTTTTCAAAAAAGGAAATCCAAATCTTATTTTTAAATTTTTAGATGAAGAAACTAACTATTGGGAAGATTTAAAAGTTATCCTGAAATGTCCAAAAACACCTTTTATAAAAGCATTGATTAGAAGAGTTTTTAAATTTTAA
- a CDS encoding di-heme oxidoreductase family protein: MKLNCKLYYFLLISVFLFSCSTNDDSDYQLIPEVEEQYSGGQNGTTFNTSAEAFGFFSFSLTSSQQIDFGIGNSFFRQNWITSPATATARDGLGPFFNAIACSSCHFKDGRGRPPAFDGDLAKGLLLRLNIPQTDAHGGYLPDPIYGGQLQDIAIAGQTTQGNYTITYQYFNEVYADGTSIELRKPIYSIGQLGYGPLSASTQVSPRIANQMIGMGLLEAIPEATLLGLQDTNDADGDGISGKANYVFDVESQSIKMGRFGWKANQPSVKQQVAGAFAGDIGITSSIFPNENYPSNFNGTPAPNGGNPEITDETLDKVVLYSSSLSVPARRNYDNQNILAGKKLFEELQCVKCHIPKHTTSNNYAIAAFRNQVIRPYTDLLLHDMGNGLADNAPDYLATGNEWRTPPLWGIGLIPTVNNHTFLLHDGRARSIEEAILWHGGEALNAKNSFKNLSLADRTKILEFLKTL, from the coding sequence ATGAAGTTAAACTGTAAATTATATTATTTTTTATTAATAAGTGTTTTCCTATTCAGCTGTAGTACTAATGATGATTCCGATTATCAATTAATTCCAGAAGTGGAAGAACAATACTCTGGAGGACAAAATGGGACCACTTTTAATACTTCTGCAGAAGCCTTTGGTTTTTTTAGTTTCAGTTTAACTTCGAGTCAACAAATTGATTTTGGAATAGGAAATTCTTTTTTTAGACAAAACTGGATAACTTCGCCCGCTACAGCTACAGCTAGAGATGGTTTAGGGCCTTTTTTTAATGCCATAGCATGTTCGAGTTGTCACTTTAAAGATGGAAGAGGAAGACCACCTGCTTTCGATGGTGATTTGGCAAAAGGTTTATTGTTACGTTTAAATATTCCACAAACAGATGCACATGGTGGCTATTTGCCTGATCCTATTTATGGTGGTCAATTACAAGATATTGCAATTGCAGGTCAAACTACACAAGGTAATTACACAATAACCTATCAGTATTTTAATGAAGTCTATGCCGATGGAACTAGTATTGAACTTCGCAAACCAATATATTCTATTGGACAATTAGGGTATGGTCCATTATCTGCTTCAACACAGGTTTCTCCAAGAATTGCAAATCAAATGATTGGTATGGGATTATTAGAAGCCATTCCTGAAGCAACCTTATTAGGTTTACAAGACACGAACGATGCAGATGGTGATGGAATTTCTGGAAAAGCTAATTATGTTTTCGACGTGGAAAGTCAATCAATAAAAATGGGAAGATTTGGTTGGAAAGCAAACCAACCAAGCGTAAAACAGCAAGTTGCAGGAGCTTTTGCCGGAGATATTGGTATTACATCTTCCATTTTCCCTAACGAAAACTATCCTAGTAATTTCAATGGAACACCTGCTCCAAATGGAGGGAATCCAGAAATAACAGATGAAACTTTAGATAAAGTAGTCTTGTATTCTAGTTCACTTTCAGTACCTGCTAGAAGAAATTATGACAATCAAAATATTCTAGCTGGAAAAAAATTATTTGAAGAATTACAATGTGTAAAGTGTCACATTCCTAAACATACAACAAGTAATAACTATGCTATCGCAGCGTTTAGAAATCAAGTAATTCGACCTTACACGGATTTATTATTACACGATATGGGTAATGGATTAGCAGACAACGCCCCTGATTATTTAGCCACAGGAAATGAATGGAGAACACCTCCTTTATGGGGAATTGGACTCATTCCAACAGTTAACAATCATACATTTCTTCTTCATGATGGAAGAGCAAGAAGTATTGAAGAAGCTATTTTATGGCATGGTGGAGAAGCTTTAAATGCAAAAAATAGTTTTAAAAACTTATCGCTAGCCGATAGAACAAAAATACTTGAGTTCCTAAAAACACTTTAA
- a CDS encoding imelysin family protein has translation MKKLSILKLSTLVLITGLAFNSCQKDDETTDNSREILEDKVIENYANLVYENYLQSYNDAVSLETAINAFIANPDQTLFDNAKNAWKTARESYGTTEAFRFIDGPIDDANGPEALLNSWPLDENYIDYVNGAVNSGIINDLVTYPNITKTLLVDLNAIDEANETNVSVGYHAIEFLLWGQDLTIPSANLAGQRQYTDYVDGGTAANQNRRRQYLSICADLLTDHLDYLVDQWKPNGTYRNQFVSLNNKTAITKIFTGAIVLVYSELAVERVSTALYNQDQEDEHSCFSDNTHRDVRLNLKGVINVYKGTYGSVAGESLEDLVNSVNTTAANDTSNAITDAVSKTNATLIPFDLAIANGPTSIEGAKVKSAFDAMQLLGSNLKAGAEKLGITIQ, from the coding sequence ATGAAAAAATTATCCATATTAAAATTATCAACCTTAGTTTTGATAACAGGTTTAGCATTTAATTCTTGTCAAAAAGATGACGAAACTACAGATAATAGTAGAGAAATACTAGAAGATAAAGTCATAGAAAATTATGCTAATTTAGTGTATGAAAACTATTTACAATCATATAATGATGCTGTTAGTTTAGAAACAGCAATAAATGCTTTTATTGCTAATCCAGATCAAACACTTTTTGATAATGCTAAAAATGCATGGAAAACAGCTCGTGAAAGTTATGGTACTACTGAAGCTTTTCGTTTTATTGATGGTCCAATTGACGATGCGAACGGACCAGAAGCATTATTGAACTCTTGGCCATTAGATGAGAATTACATTGATTATGTAAATGGAGCTGTAAATTCTGGTATCATAAATGATTTAGTAACTTATCCTAATATAACTAAAACTTTATTAGTAGATTTAAATGCGATTGACGAAGCTAATGAAACAAATGTAAGTGTTGGTTATCATGCAATTGAATTCTTACTTTGGGGTCAAGATTTAACGATTCCAAGTGCAAATCTTGCTGGACAAAGACAATATACTGATTATGTTGATGGCGGAACAGCTGCAAATCAAAATAGAAGAAGACAATATTTAAGCATTTGTGCCGATTTGTTAACGGATCATTTAGATTATTTAGTAGACCAATGGAAACCTAATGGAACGTATAGAAATCAATTTGTAAGTTTAAATAATAAAACTGCCATAACTAAAATATTTACTGGTGCAATAGTACTTGTTTACTCTGAATTAGCCGTTGAACGTGTTAGTACAGCATTATACAATCAAGACCAAGAAGATGAACATTCTTGTTTTAGTGACAACACGCATAGAGATGTTAGATTAAACCTTAAAGGTGTAATTAATGTATACAAAGGAACTTATGGATCGGTTGCTGGTGAATCATTAGAAGATTTAGTTAATTCTGTAAACACAACGGCTGCAAACGATACTTCAAATGCTATAACTGATGCCGTTTCAAAAACAAATGCTACATTAATTCCTTTCGATTTAGCCATTGCTAATGGTCCAACTTCTATAGAAGGAGCGAAAGTGAAAAGTGCTTTTGATGCTATGCAACTTTTAGGTTCAAACTTAAAAGCAGGTGCTGAAAAATTAGGTATAACAATTCAATAA
- a CDS encoding DoxX family membrane protein codes for MKLLKIIIIALNLFVGGFMIYGGIGKFKGETPRPDKVIEQVKNGEEIAPNETVLVIKNYIFGMKQTGYFWPFLGIMELLAGFLLVSQVFAKIGAFVTFPLTINIFLFHLYLEPHEIGELVLVTALLVANLYLLFVHYRDWKSLLYNKSILN; via the coding sequence ATGAAACTATTAAAAATCATAATAATAGCGCTAAATCTTTTTGTTGGAGGATTCATGATCTATGGTGGAATTGGAAAATTTAAAGGAGAAACACCACGTCCAGATAAAGTTATTGAACAAGTAAAAAATGGAGAAGAAATTGCTCCAAATGAAACCGTTCTAGTTATAAAAAACTATATTTTTGGAATGAAACAAACTGGATATTTCTGGCCGTTCTTAGGAATTATGGAACTTCTTGCAGGTTTTCTTTTAGTAAGTCAAGTTTTTGCAAAAATTGGGGCATTTGTAACTTTTCCGTTAACCATCAATATCTTTTTATTTCATCTTTATCTCGAACCTCATGAAATTGGAGAATTAGTACTAGTTACAGCACTTTTAGTTGCAAATTTATATCTACTATTTGTGCATTATAGAGACTGGAAATCATTACTCTACAATAAATCAATACTCAATTAA